One region of Aeromicrobium sp. Sec7.5 genomic DNA includes:
- a CDS encoding leucyl aminopeptidase — MAAPTGNSTVRTDLPTVSLSTAQPLTAKADVLVLGIRGDQEREGVADALDLLGFSGKDDEIVVFPAGDRASAGVVVAVALPAEPTASDLRAAAARGVRRAPKGSVAVALHPASIEDTVAIAEGVRLGRYRFTAYQTSSSEDASGPAEHVVLSSFARQSAAGRAVEEAEAVTDAVAQARDWVNTPPGDLRPPTFADAISALTADVTGSAVKVEVWDEKRLAKERCGGILAVGRGSETPPRLVTLSYAPRGAKQHLALVGKGITFDSGGLSIKTGPGMATMKIDMAGAAAVVTATLAIAKLGLPIKVTAYACLAENMPSGTATRPGDVLTMRNGSTVEVLNTDAEGRLVLGDGLALATETTPDLIVDVATLTGACVVALGERTSGILGSDDATIDRLASASGTAGEPMWPLPIPTEITAAVKTSKIADLRQHNPKPYGGTLFAAAFLREFVGDVPWAHLDIAGPSFNDGAPYGEIPNGGTGVAVRTLVQLARDLTA; from the coding sequence ATGGCTGCCCCGACCGGAAACAGCACCGTCCGCACCGACCTCCCCACCGTGTCCCTGAGCACGGCCCAGCCGCTCACCGCCAAGGCCGACGTCCTGGTCCTGGGAATCCGTGGCGATCAGGAACGCGAGGGCGTCGCCGACGCCCTCGACCTGCTGGGCTTCTCGGGCAAGGACGACGAGATCGTCGTCTTCCCGGCGGGTGATCGCGCCTCGGCCGGAGTCGTCGTGGCCGTCGCGCTCCCCGCGGAGCCGACCGCGAGCGACCTGCGAGCCGCCGCGGCGCGCGGCGTGCGGCGTGCACCGAAGGGCTCGGTCGCCGTGGCGCTTCACCCGGCCAGCATCGAGGACACCGTCGCGATCGCCGAGGGCGTCCGGCTCGGTCGCTACCGCTTCACGGCCTACCAGACCTCGTCGTCGGAGGACGCGAGCGGACCGGCCGAGCACGTCGTGCTGAGCTCGTTCGCCCGGCAGTCGGCCGCCGGCCGCGCGGTCGAGGAGGCCGAGGCCGTGACCGATGCCGTGGCGCAGGCCCGCGACTGGGTCAACACGCCGCCCGGCGACCTGCGTCCGCCGACGTTCGCCGACGCCATCAGCGCGCTCACCGCCGACGTCACCGGGTCCGCGGTGAAGGTCGAGGTGTGGGACGAGAAGCGTCTCGCCAAGGAGCGGTGCGGCGGCATCCTGGCCGTGGGCCGCGGCTCCGAGACCCCGCCGCGCCTCGTCACGCTGTCCTACGCCCCCCGGGGCGCGAAGCAGCACCTCGCGCTCGTCGGCAAGGGCATCACGTTCGACTCCGGCGGACTCTCGATCAAGACCGGGCCCGGCATGGCGACGATGAAGATCGACATGGCCGGTGCTGCCGCGGTCGTCACCGCGACGCTCGCGATCGCGAAGCTCGGCCTGCCGATCAAGGTCACGGCCTACGCCTGCCTGGCCGAGAACATGCCCAGCGGCACCGCGACGCGACCCGGCGACGTGCTGACGATGCGCAACGGGTCCACCGTCGAGGTGCTCAACACCGACGCGGAGGGCCGCCTGGTCCTCGGCGACGGTCTCGCCCTGGCCACCGAGACCACGCCCGACCTCATCGTCGACGTCGCGACGCTGACCGGCGCCTGCGTCGTGGCCCTCGGCGAGCGCACCAGCGGCATCCTCGGCAGCGACGACGCCACGATCGACCGCCTGGCCTCTGCCTCCGGCACGGCGGGTGAGCCGATGTGGCCACTGCCGATCCCGACCGAGATCACCGCGGCGGTCAAGACCTCCAAGATCGCCGACCTGCGCCAGCACAACCCGAAGCCCTACGGCGGCACCCTGTTCGCCGCGGCCTTCCTGCGCGAGTTCGTCGGGGACGTCCCGTGGGCCCATCTCGACATCGCGGGGCCGTCGTTCAACGACGGCGCGCCCTACGGCGAGATCCCCAACGGCGGCACCGGCGTCGCGGTCCGCACCCTGGTGCAGCTCGCGCGCGACCTGACGGCGTAG
- the gcvT gene encoding glycine cleavage system aminomethyltransferase GcvT has product MDLLHSPLHDRHVALGAKFAEFGGWEMPLEYSGVVSEHTAVREAVGVFDVSHLGKAVVRGTGAAEFVNRCLTADLDRIAPGKAQYSLCCDDDGGTIDDLIVYLRSSFEVFLIPNAANTAAVVARLQAAAPAGIEVVDQHRELAVIAVQGPRSDEVLAALGLPSDHTYMSFEPGAVDGHEFTVCRTGYTGERGYELVVPVAGAVAVWDAVLAAGEPHGIAPAGLGARDTLRTEMGYPLHGHELSTEISPVMARTGWAVGWNKPEFWGKAALEQQRSEKTVRTLRALRADGRGIPRPGMVVRDVDGSAIGEITSGTFSPTLRQGIGLALLDPGVPEGAQVTVDVRKRSEAFTVVKPPFVSPSTSS; this is encoded by the coding sequence ATGGATCTGCTCCACTCGCCCCTGCACGATCGTCACGTCGCCCTCGGCGCGAAGTTCGCCGAGTTCGGCGGCTGGGAGATGCCCCTGGAGTACTCCGGCGTCGTCAGCGAGCACACGGCCGTGCGCGAGGCCGTGGGCGTGTTCGACGTCAGCCACCTGGGCAAGGCCGTGGTGCGCGGCACCGGGGCCGCCGAGTTCGTCAACCGCTGCCTGACGGCCGACCTCGACCGGATCGCGCCCGGCAAGGCGCAGTACTCGCTCTGCTGCGACGACGACGGCGGCACGATCGACGACCTCATCGTGTACCTGCGCAGCTCGTTCGAGGTCTTCCTGATCCCCAACGCCGCCAACACCGCGGCGGTCGTCGCCCGGCTCCAGGCCGCCGCGCCGGCAGGCATCGAGGTCGTCGACCAGCACCGCGAGCTCGCGGTCATCGCCGTCCAGGGCCCGCGGAGCGACGAGGTGCTCGCGGCGCTCGGCCTCCCGAGCGACCACACGTACATGTCGTTCGAGCCCGGCGCGGTCGACGGCCACGAGTTCACGGTGTGCCGCACGGGCTACACGGGGGAGCGGGGCTACGAGCTCGTCGTCCCCGTGGCCGGTGCCGTCGCGGTGTGGGACGCGGTCCTCGCCGCGGGCGAGCCGCACGGCATCGCGCCCGCCGGCCTCGGCGCCCGCGACACGCTCCGCACCGAGATGGGCTACCCGCTGCACGGGCACGAGCTCTCGACCGAGATCAGCCCGGTCATGGCCCGCACCGGCTGGGCCGTGGGCTGGAACAAGCCCGAGTTCTGGGGCAAGGCCGCCCTGGAACAGCAGCGCAGCGAGAAGACCGTCCGCACCCTGCGGGCCCTCCGCGCCGACGGCCGCGGCATCCCCCGACCGGGCATGGTCGTGCGCGACGTCGACGGCTCGGCGATCGGCGAGATCACCTCCGGCACGTTCTCGCCGACGCTGCGCCAGGGAATCGGCCTGGCCCTGCTCGACCCCGGTGTGCCGGAAGGCGCCCAGGTCACGGTCGACGTGCGCAAGCGTTCCGAGGCGTTCACGGTGGTCAAGCCCCCGTTCGTCAGCCCCTCGACCAGCAGCTGA
- a CDS encoding DUF3043 domain-containing protein, whose translation MTDEQTPPPERKNRPTPSRKEAEAARRQERRPALTRKQRAEQDRRRRQEIRTKQREALNSGRGDYLPPRDQGPVKAYVRDHVDRRHNIAEFLLPTLVFMLLFNIFGPQFLNARATATIVSLLWSFTIVATLFDEVLLVRSLKKGMREQFPDVASFKGTTSYAVLRSSQIRRLRLPKPAIKRGEPFKSRY comes from the coding sequence GTGACCGACGAGCAGACGCCCCCGCCCGAGCGCAAGAACCGGCCCACGCCGAGCCGCAAGGAGGCCGAGGCCGCCCGTCGCCAGGAGCGCCGCCCCGCCCTGACGCGCAAGCAGCGCGCCGAGCAGGACCGTCGGCGACGCCAGGAGATCCGCACCAAGCAGCGCGAGGCGCTCAACTCGGGCCGGGGCGACTACCTCCCCCCGCGCGACCAGGGTCCGGTCAAGGCGTACGTGCGCGACCACGTCGACCGTCGTCACAACATCGCGGAGTTCCTGCTCCCGACCCTGGTGTTCATGCTGCTGTTCAACATCTTCGGCCCGCAGTTCCTCAACGCGCGTGCCACGGCCACGATCGTGAGCCTGCTCTGGTCGTTCACGATCGTCGCCACCCTGTTCGACGAGGTGCTGCTCGTCCGCAGCCTCAAGAAGGGCATGCGCGAGCAGTTCCCCGACGTCGCCTCGTTCAAGGGCACGACGTCCTACGCGGTGCTTCGCAGCAGCCAGATCCGTCGCCTGCGCCTGCCGAAGCCCGCGATCAAGCGCGGCGAGCCCTTCAAGTCACGCTACTGA
- a CDS encoding PspA/IM30 family protein, which produces MGLWDRMRGIARSRRDTGDAGWSERMDTTVRDQQATLAQLRRALADLSTNRRRVEFQLKKLQQQAAQLDATAQERVTAGDDEGARSALTRKVTTDRAIADLTDRHATLLADERRLTGTADEVQTQIEDFRIRKDTLVARESAATAKTEMHRINRDHGAIAGDLDDVERHTREAEATAAAYDELADPTDAASWDRAFEGGSVEAGAPPQTLEEGGTRGPKSLPE; this is translated from the coding sequence ATGGGGCTGTGGGACCGGATGCGCGGTATCGCCCGCTCACGTCGCGACACCGGCGACGCGGGCTGGAGCGAGCGCATGGACACGACCGTCCGTGACCAGCAGGCCACGCTCGCGCAGCTGCGTCGGGCCCTGGCCGACCTCTCCACCAACCGTCGCCGCGTCGAGTTCCAGCTGAAGAAGCTCCAGCAGCAGGCCGCCCAGCTCGACGCCACCGCCCAAGAGCGCGTCACCGCGGGCGACGACGAGGGCGCGCGATCGGCCCTGACCCGCAAGGTCACGACCGACCGGGCGATCGCCGACCTCACCGACCGCCACGCCACGTTGCTGGCCGACGAACGTCGCCTCACCGGCACCGCCGACGAGGTCCAGACCCAGATCGAGGACTTCCGCATCCGCAAGGACACCCTCGTGGCCCGCGAGTCCGCCGCCACGGCGAAGACCGAGATGCACCGCATCAATCGCGACCACGGGGCGATCGCCGGCGACCTCGACGACGTCGAGCGCCACACGCGCGAGGCCGAGGCCACGGCGGCGGCGTACGACGAGCTCGCCGATCCCACCGACGCCGCGAGCTGGGACCGTGCCTTCGAGGGCGGGTCCGTGGAGGCCGGCGCCCCACCGCAGACGCTCGAGGAAGGTGGCACCCGTGGCCCGAAGTCGCTTCCGGAGTGA
- the htpX gene encoding zinc metalloprotease HtpX: MARSRFRSDRGLTLRMGGVSFALGLLYVAFGAVLISVFFNGGGVGGGVIALAIVLGMAWSQWYFSDTLALKSMRAKVVEPHQAPELHAMIDRLCALADMPKPRVAVAETDIPNAFATGRTPSHSAVCVTTGILQRLTAEELEGVLAHELAHVANRDVTVMTVASTLGLLAGFITRWGMYLGMGRSRDRNGAVGFLIVFLVSIVVYAISFVLTRSLSRYRELSADRSGAYITGKPSQLASALSKISGDMARIPSKDLRDTGAVSAFFFAPALNRDSVSAMFSTHPPLEKRIAQLQQISRELGEH, translated from the coding sequence GTGGCCCGAAGTCGCTTCCGGAGTGATCGGGGCCTGACCCTGCGGATGGGCGGCGTCAGCTTCGCGCTGGGTCTGCTCTACGTCGCGTTCGGCGCCGTGCTGATCTCGGTGTTCTTCAACGGCGGCGGCGTCGGCGGCGGAGTCATCGCGCTCGCCATCGTGCTCGGCATGGCCTGGAGCCAGTGGTACTTCTCCGACACGCTCGCGCTGAAGTCGATGCGCGCCAAGGTCGTCGAGCCGCACCAGGCACCCGAGCTGCACGCCATGATCGACCGACTCTGCGCCCTGGCCGACATGCCGAAGCCGCGCGTCGCCGTCGCCGAGACCGACATCCCCAACGCGTTCGCCACGGGCCGCACCCCGAGCCACTCGGCGGTCTGCGTCACGACCGGGATCCTGCAGCGCCTCACGGCCGAGGAGCTCGAGGGCGTCCTGGCCCACGAGCTCGCCCACGTCGCCAACCGCGACGTCACCGTCATGACCGTGGCGTCGACCCTCGGCCTGCTGGCCGGTTTCATCACCCGGTGGGGCATGTACCTCGGGATGGGGCGGTCGCGCGACCGCAACGGCGCGGTCGGCTTCCTCATCGTCTTCCTGGTCAGCATCGTGGTCTACGCGATCAGCTTCGTGCTGACCCGCTCGCTCTCGCGCTACCGCGAGCTCAGCGCCGACCGCTCGGGCGCCTACATCACGGGCAAGCCGTCGCAGCTCGCCTCGGCCCTCAGCAAGATCTCCGGCGACATGGCCCGCATCCCGTCCAAGGACCTGCGCGACACCGGGGCCGTCAGCGCCTTCTTCTTCGCGCCGGCGCTCAACCGCGACTCGGTCTCCGCGATGTTCTCGACGCACCCGCCGCTGGAGAAGCGCATCGCCCAGCTGCAGCAGATCTCCCGAGAGCTGGGGGAGCACTGA
- the pspAB gene encoding PspA-associated protein PspAB — MGFLDSLLGRSKPPQADLDILFQVPQAVISLETQGFTFTGTGGVCFRDVEGNADNVSIDEAEQLVRLDGSATVERSDDAFGFHWITVTRPGDAPGLCTDLHAVNSGLDQAGFGSSLLCSTVVFTTPAGGRLGLVYLFKRGTFYPFAPSGAQQRDNALELQVRGIVGHDVPVEADLTRWLALWGAPHLA, encoded by the coding sequence ATGGGCTTCCTCGACTCCCTGCTCGGCCGCAGCAAGCCGCCGCAGGCCGATCTCGACATCCTGTTCCAGGTGCCGCAGGCCGTCATCTCGCTCGAGACCCAGGGATTCACGTTCACCGGCACCGGCGGCGTGTGCTTCCGCGACGTCGAGGGCAATGCCGACAACGTGTCGATCGACGAGGCCGAGCAGCTGGTGCGACTCGACGGCAGCGCCACGGTCGAGCGTTCCGACGACGCGTTCGGGTTCCACTGGATCACCGTGACCCGTCCAGGCGACGCCCCGGGCCTGTGCACCGACCTCCACGCGGTCAACTCCGGTCTCGACCAGGCCGGGTTCGGCAGCTCGCTGCTGTGCTCGACGGTCGTCTTCACGACACCGGCCGGAGGGCGCCTGGGTCTGGTCTACCTGTTCAAGCGCGGCACGTTCTACCCGTTCGCGCCGAGCGGCGCCCAGCAGCGCGACAACGCCCTCGAGCTCCAGGTGCGCGGCATCGTCGGCCACGACGTCCCGGTCGAGGCCGACCTGACCCGCTGGCTCGCCCTGTGGGGCGCCCCGCACCTGGCGTGA
- a CDS encoding aminotransferase class I/II-fold pyridoxal phosphate-dependent enzyme has product MSLTSLTTDELSAFKTDQETAYAALGSAGLKLDITRGKPSPEQLDLASDLLTLPGADYRAADGTDTRNYGGLQGLAELRGIFAELLGLPVEQLLAADNASLSLMHDTLTFALLHGTPESPTPWVGQDIAFLCPSPGYDRHFALAEHLGFRLIPIDLHEDGPDVEQVRQHAADPAVKGIWIVPTYANPSGAVVSEAVAAELASIETGAPDFRIYWDNAYAVHHLTDERVKTPDIVGLSSAAGHPNRPLVFASTSKITFAGSGVSFLGGSPENIAWYLKHVAVRTIGPDKVNQLRHARLLRDADGVLALMDQHRQILAPKFAIVERVLTERLAAHDVATWTQPRGGYFVSLDVTDGTANRVVQLAKDIGLALTPAGSSFPYKSDPRDRNIRIAPSFPSLTDLEAAMEALATCVLLAAAEKTLTA; this is encoded by the coding sequence GTGAGCCTCACGTCCCTGACGACCGACGAGCTGTCCGCCTTCAAGACCGACCAGGAGACCGCCTACGCGGCCCTGGGGTCGGCCGGGCTCAAGCTCGACATCACGCGCGGCAAGCCCTCGCCCGAGCAGCTCGACCTCGCGTCGGACCTGCTGACACTGCCGGGCGCCGACTACCGCGCCGCCGACGGCACCGACACCCGCAACTACGGCGGACTCCAGGGGCTGGCGGAGCTGCGCGGCATCTTCGCGGAGCTCCTCGGCCTGCCGGTCGAGCAGCTGCTGGCGGCCGACAACGCCAGCCTGTCGCTCATGCACGACACGCTGACGTTCGCGCTGCTGCACGGCACGCCGGAGTCGCCCACGCCGTGGGTCGGCCAGGACATCGCGTTCCTGTGCCCGTCGCCGGGGTACGACCGCCACTTCGCGCTGGCCGAGCACCTCGGCTTCCGCCTGATCCCCATCGACCTCCACGAGGACGGCCCCGACGTCGAGCAGGTGCGCCAGCACGCCGCCGACCCGGCGGTCAAGGGCATCTGGATCGTGCCCACGTACGCCAACCCGTCCGGCGCCGTCGTCAGCGAGGCGGTCGCCGCCGAGCTGGCCTCCATCGAGACCGGCGCCCCCGACTTCCGCATCTACTGGGACAACGCGTACGCGGTGCACCACCTCACCGATGAGCGCGTCAAGACGCCCGACATCGTCGGTCTGTCCTCGGCCGCGGGCCACCCGAACCGGCCGCTCGTGTTCGCCTCGACCTCCAAGATCACCTTCGCCGGATCCGGAGTCTCGTTCCTCGGCGGATCGCCGGAGAACATCGCCTGGTACCTGAAGCACGTCGCGGTCCGCACGATCGGGCCCGACAAGGTCAACCAGCTCCGGCACGCGCGCCTGCTGCGCGACGCCGACGGCGTGCTGGCGCTGATGGACCAGCACCGGCAGATCCTCGCGCCGAAGTTCGCGATCGTGGAGCGGGTGCTCACCGAGCGTCTCGCCGCTCACGACGTCGCCACCTGGACGCAGCCCCGCGGCGGCTACTTCGTGAGCCTCGACGTGACCGACGGCACCGCCAACCGCGTCGTCCAGCTCGCGAAGGACATCGGACTGGCCCTGACGCCGGCCGGCTCCTCGTTCCCCTACAAGTCCGACCCCCGCGACCGCAACATCCGCATCGCGCCGTCGTTCCCGTCGCTCACCGATCTCGAGGCCGCGATGGAGGCGCTCGCGACGTGCGTGCTGCTCGCCGCCGCCGAGAAGACCCTGACCGCGTGA
- a CDS encoding glycerate kinase family protein codes for MRVLVAPDKFAGTLSAAEAAAAIAEGWNRHAPADVVTCLPVADGGPGFSGVLAEALGGRVEAVTVRGPLGTPVTVDLVVTESDQGVVTVHVESAQACGHDLEPEVAPLRACSAGVGEALGAAIDLGADRVVLGLGGSVTTDAGAGFLAALGATADVDLTGGPEALDGVTRVDLTAVRERVAGVELVAAIDVRAPLLGMFGAARTFGPQKGMDDEQIWRVDRLLDGFVDAVCGSAPSQRRTAEVEGAGAAGGLGFALAVLGAVLVPGTQVVLDAIGIDAHVAAADLVVTGEGAYDITSRSGKTVFGVAEAAARQARPCIVLAGRVDVGAREMRAMGVESAYAVVDVVGEAAAVSDAATHLASLAERVARTWSPAS; via the coding sequence GTGAGGGTCCTCGTCGCGCCCGACAAGTTCGCGGGAACCCTGAGCGCCGCCGAGGCCGCGGCGGCGATCGCCGAGGGCTGGAACCGGCACGCGCCGGCCGACGTCGTCACGTGCCTGCCCGTCGCCGACGGCGGCCCCGGCTTCTCCGGCGTCCTGGCAGAGGCCCTCGGGGGCCGCGTCGAGGCCGTGACGGTACGAGGTCCGCTCGGGACGCCGGTCACGGTGGATCTCGTGGTGACCGAGTCCGACCAGGGTGTGGTCACGGTGCACGTCGAGTCGGCCCAGGCCTGCGGCCACGACCTCGAGCCCGAGGTGGCGCCCCTGCGCGCCTGCAGCGCCGGTGTGGGCGAGGCGCTGGGCGCCGCGATCGACCTGGGGGCCGACCGCGTGGTGCTCGGGCTGGGGGGCTCCGTCACGACCGACGCAGGTGCCGGGTTCCTGGCCGCGCTCGGTGCCACCGCCGACGTCGACCTGACCGGCGGGCCGGAGGCGCTCGACGGGGTCACACGGGTCGACCTCACCGCGGTGCGCGAGCGCGTGGCCGGAGTCGAGCTCGTCGCGGCGATCGACGTCCGGGCGCCGCTCCTCGGCATGTTCGGGGCGGCCCGGACCTTCGGTCCGCAGAAGGGCATGGACGACGAGCAGATCTGGCGGGTCGACCGCCTGCTCGACGGCTTCGTCGACGCCGTCTGCGGCTCCGCTCCCTCCCAACGCCGGACGGCCGAGGTCGAGGGCGCCGGAGCGGCGGGCGGCCTCGGGTTCGCACTCGCCGTCCTGGGCGCCGTGCTGGTACCCGGCACGCAGGTCGTGTTGGACGCGATCGGCATCGACGCCCACGTCGCCGCCGCCGACCTCGTCGTGACGGGGGAGGGGGCCTACGACATCACGTCGCGGTCGGGCAAGACCGTCTTCGGGGTCGCGGAGGCTGCCGCCCGTCAGGCGCGGCCGTGCATCGTGCTGGCGGGCCGCGTAGACGTGGGAGCCCGCGAGATGCGAGCCATGGGTGTCGAGTCCGCCTATGCGGTCGTCGACGTCGTGGGGGAGGCGGCGGCGGTCAGCGACGCGGCCACCCACCTGGCGTCGCTCGCCGAGCGGGTCGCCCGCACGTGGTCGCCCGCGTCCTGA
- a CDS encoding HesB/IscA family protein, which yields MTVESSTDVEIQSSPPADGITLSSVAAAKVKSLLEQEGRDDLALRIAVQPGGCSGLRYQLFFDERTLDGDEIRDFDGVNVVVDRMSLPYLHGATIDFVDTIEKQGFTIDNPMATGSCACGDSFH from the coding sequence ATGACTGTCGAGAGCAGCACCGACGTCGAGATCCAGTCCAGCCCGCCGGCCGACGGCATCACGCTCTCGTCGGTCGCGGCCGCCAAGGTCAAGAGCCTCCTCGAGCAGGAGGGTCGCGACGACCTCGCCCTGCGCATCGCGGTCCAGCCCGGCGGTTGCTCGGGCCTGCGCTACCAGCTCTTCTTCGACGAGCGCACGCTCGACGGCGACGAGATCCGCGACTTCGACGGCGTCAACGTCGTCGTCGACCGCATGAGCCTGCCGTACCTGCACGGTGCCACGATCGACTTCGTGGACACCATCGAGAAGCAGGGCTTCACGATCGACAACCCCATGGCCACGGGCTCGTGCGCCTGCGGCGACTCCTTCCACTAG
- a CDS encoding carbohydrate kinase family protein, whose amino-acid sequence MHLAIAGSIAADHLQTFAGRFSDSLVPDQLDKLSVSFLVQDLDIRRGGCAGNISFALANLGQRPTLVAAVGRDFAEQGYQAWLEKAGVDCSRIHVSPSLHTALCTITTDEAHAQIVTFYPGAMAEAGTIDVAALHAEAPVDLLLIGPDDPGAMLRHTQAAREIGLPFAADPSQQLAWADGDLIRQLIEGAAYLFTNDYEAALVEQKTGWSADEVKAAVGVQVITRGKDGVTVIDADGTRLEVSAIPDVVAVDPTGVGDSFRGGFLAGLAAGLDLETCAQIGSTIAASVVETTGTQEYTLDGEAFLARLAGAYGDAAAERVGGALMISDNLS is encoded by the coding sequence ATGCATCTCGCCATCGCCGGTTCGATCGCCGCCGACCACCTGCAGACCTTCGCCGGACGCTTCTCGGACTCCCTGGTCCCTGACCAGCTCGACAAGCTGTCCGTCTCGTTCCTGGTGCAGGACCTCGACATCCGCCGCGGTGGCTGCGCCGGCAACATCAGCTTCGCCCTGGCGAACCTGGGCCAGCGCCCGACGCTCGTGGCCGCGGTGGGTCGCGACTTCGCCGAGCAGGGCTACCAGGCCTGGCTCGAGAAGGCCGGCGTCGACTGCTCGCGCATCCACGTCTCGCCGTCGCTGCACACCGCGCTGTGCACCATCACGACCGACGAGGCGCACGCCCAGATCGTGACGTTCTACCCCGGCGCCATGGCCGAGGCCGGCACGATCGACGTCGCCGCGCTCCACGCGGAGGCTCCCGTCGACCTGCTGCTCATCGGACCCGACGACCCGGGTGCGATGCTGCGCCACACGCAGGCAGCCCGGGAGATCGGCCTGCCCTTCGCCGCCGACCCGTCGCAGCAGCTCGCGTGGGCCGACGGTGACCTCATCCGCCAGCTCATCGAGGGCGCCGCGTACCTGTTCACCAACGACTACGAGGCCGCCCTCGTCGAGCAGAAGACCGGATGGTCCGCCGACGAGGTCAAGGCCGCCGTGGGCGTGCAGGTCATCACGCGAGGCAAGGACGGCGTCACCGTGATCGACGCCGACGGCACCCGCCTCGAGGTCTCCGCGATCCCGGACGTCGTGGCCGTCGACCCCACGGGTGTCGGCGACAGCTTCCGCGGCGGATTCCTCGCCGGCCTCGCCGCCGGCCTCGACCTCGAGACGTGTGCGCAGATCGGCAGCACCATCGCCGCCAGCGTCGTCGAGACCACCGGCACGCAGGAGTACACGCTCGACGGGGAGGCCTTCCTGGCCCGCCTGGCAGGCGCGTACGGTGATGCTGCGGCCGAGCGTGTCGGTGGCGCCCTGATGATCTCCGACAACCTGTCGTAG
- the ctaC gene encoding aa3-type cytochrome oxidase subunit II, producing MGRLKLAILALAAVVLSGCSPVDDSDIKRLALPVAGSDRTQYVWDLWLGAWIATAVTFVLVFGLLVWCMVRYRRRSDDEIPVQVRYNLPIEALYTFAPVIIVAVFFFHTVTAQNAILEKVDEPDHTIEVVGSKWQWAFNYLDEDTTAGEDVYDFGTPENPAELWLAVDESVRFDLKSPDVIHSFWIPEFYFKMDVVPGKVNSFDVTPTREGTFTGRCAELCGLYHSRMIFKVNVVSRAEYDAHLESLQSDGNIGRPTGAEEADKIAGLDPEGAED from the coding sequence GTGGGTCGATTGAAGTTGGCGATTCTCGCCCTTGCAGCGGTCGTGTTGAGCGGCTGCTCTCCTGTCGACGACTCCGACATCAAGCGCTTGGCGCTCCCGGTGGCCGGAAGCGATCGCACCCAGTACGTCTGGGACCTCTGGCTCGGCGCCTGGATCGCCACGGCCGTCACCTTCGTGCTGGTCTTCGGCCTGCTGGTGTGGTGCATGGTGCGCTACCGCCGACGCAGCGACGACGAGATCCCCGTGCAGGTCCGTTACAACCTCCCGATCGAGGCGCTGTACACCTTCGCGCCCGTCATCATCGTCGCGGTCTTCTTCTTCCACACCGTGACCGCCCAGAACGCGATCCTCGAGAAGGTCGACGAGCCGGACCACACGATCGAGGTCGTCGGCTCCAAGTGGCAGTGGGCCTTCAACTACCTCGACGAGGACACCACGGCGGGCGAGGACGTCTACGACTTCGGCACCCCCGAGAACCCGGCCGAGCTGTGGCTCGCCGTCGACGAGTCTGTGCGCTTCGACCTCAAGTCGCCCGACGTCATCCACTCGTTCTGGATCCCCGAGTTCTACTTCAAGATGGACGTCGTGCCGGGCAAGGTGAACTCCTTCGACGTCACGCCGACGCGCGAGGGCACCTTCACCGGTCGCTGCGCCGAGCTGTGCGGCCTCTATCACTCACGCATGATCTTCAAGGTCAACGTGGTCTCCCGCGCCGAGTACGACGCGCACCTCGAGTCGCTCCAGAGTGATGGCAACATCGGTCGACCGACCGGTGCCGAGGAAGCCGACAAGATCGCCGGTCTGGATCCCGAAGGAGCCGAGGACTGA